Proteins encoded by one window of Kribbella italica:
- a CDS encoding ABC transporter substrate-binding protein, translating into MTVLPARRRSTPSWRRLTALLAASVLLAAAGCGGGDDEPSGGASQAADCRPTGGPVKLTYWTWAPGIVEAAKVWNQKNPDIQVAVEETPQGNNGTYPKMFNALKAGQAPDLGQVEFDSLPNFRVQQGLRDISKCAGVADAGPKFVDWTWKQATFDGEGVFAIPQDTGPMAMYYRKDLFAKAGIAVPKTWDEYAAAAAKLHAADPSVTITHFPQKDVNWFAGLVWQAGGRWFSNSEGGWKVDLADENSRKVAAYWQNLISKGQVANLQGFSEAWNNAVNTGKVATWISAVWGIGTLRDAGPKTVGQWAVAPMPQWTAGEQKAGNWGGSTTAVLAGSKYPAEAAKFALWLNTDPEALAITNTEGGLYPATKEGQASLPGLSKPVPFFGEQKVFDEFKAASEQVDPNFTWGPTMEQTYAHLRDGFGAALGGKGTLEEALTKATQDSVKDLEQQAIPVQK; encoded by the coding sequence ATGACTGTGCTCCCTGCCCGCAGACGTTCCACGCCGTCGTGGCGTCGATTGACCGCTCTCCTCGCCGCGTCGGTGCTGCTGGCCGCGGCCGGATGCGGTGGTGGCGACGACGAGCCGTCCGGCGGCGCGTCCCAGGCGGCCGACTGCCGGCCGACGGGCGGACCGGTCAAGCTCACGTACTGGACCTGGGCGCCGGGCATCGTGGAGGCGGCCAAGGTCTGGAACCAGAAGAACCCCGACATCCAGGTCGCGGTGGAGGAGACGCCCCAGGGCAACAACGGGACCTACCCGAAGATGTTCAACGCGCTCAAGGCCGGTCAGGCTCCGGACCTCGGCCAGGTCGAGTTCGACTCCCTGCCGAACTTCCGGGTCCAGCAGGGACTGCGTGACATCTCGAAGTGCGCCGGTGTCGCCGACGCCGGGCCGAAGTTCGTGGACTGGACCTGGAAGCAGGCCACGTTCGACGGTGAGGGCGTCTTCGCGATCCCGCAGGACACCGGGCCGATGGCGATGTACTACCGCAAGGACCTGTTCGCCAAGGCCGGCATCGCCGTCCCGAAGACCTGGGACGAGTACGCCGCGGCCGCGGCCAAGCTGCACGCGGCCGACCCTTCGGTGACGATCACCCACTTCCCGCAGAAGGACGTCAACTGGTTCGCCGGTCTCGTCTGGCAGGCCGGCGGGCGGTGGTTCTCGAACTCCGAAGGCGGGTGGAAGGTCGACCTCGCCGACGAGAACTCGCGCAAGGTGGCGGCGTACTGGCAGAACCTGATCAGCAAGGGCCAGGTGGCCAACCTGCAAGGCTTCTCCGAGGCGTGGAACAACGCCGTGAACACCGGCAAGGTCGCCACGTGGATCTCCGCGGTGTGGGGGATCGGGACGCTGCGCGACGCGGGCCCGAAGACCGTCGGCCAGTGGGCGGTGGCCCCGATGCCGCAGTGGACCGCGGGTGAGCAGAAGGCCGGGAACTGGGGCGGCTCGACGACGGCCGTCCTGGCCGGGTCGAAGTATCCGGCGGAGGCCGCGAAGTTCGCGCTGTGGCTCAACACCGATCCCGAGGCGCTGGCGATCACGAACACCGAAGGCGGCCTGTATCCGGCCACCAAGGAGGGGCAGGCGTCGCTGCCGGGGCTGTCCAAGCCGGTGCCGTTCTTCGGTGAGCAGAAGGTGTTCGACGAGTTCAAGGCGGCCTCGGAGCAGGTCGACCCGAACTTCACCTGGGGCCCGACGATGGAGCAGACCTACGCGCACCTGAGGGACGGGTTCGGCGCGGCCCTGGGCGGCAAGGGCACGCTCGAGGAGGCCCTGACCAAGGCGACCCAGGACAGCGTCAAGGACCTCGAGCAGCAGGCGATCCCGGTTCAGAAGTGA
- a CDS encoding carbohydrate ABC transporter permease: MTTTTAPIPAAARRRGSAPSTRAAWGFLTPFLVGFAVFYLVPIGYVIYKSLYGVRRSSTFGPIQEVFVGLANYRSALGDGDFVRGIGRIALFGFVQVPVMLLIALVLALLLDSARIRFTRFFRLAFFVPYAVPGAIAAIMWGFLYAPSLSPFNQLTRPLGADPDLLSADVILWSIANLVTWTYAGYNMLIMYSALQAIPADLYEAARIDGASDLQIAWRIKVPIIAPAVVLTAVFSIIGTLQLFTEPQVMATVSTAISSSYTPTIAAYAQISAQNYGLGAAMSVIITVATVVLSVVFFRLTRKRVEG; encoded by the coding sequence ATGACCACGACGACTGCTCCGATCCCCGCCGCCGCCCGGCGGCGGGGATCCGCGCCGAGCACGCGGGCCGCTTGGGGGTTCCTCACCCCGTTCCTGGTCGGCTTCGCCGTGTTCTACCTGGTCCCGATCGGCTACGTGATCTACAAGAGCCTGTACGGCGTCCGTCGCAGCTCGACGTTCGGCCCGATCCAGGAGGTCTTCGTCGGCCTGGCCAACTACCGGTCGGCGCTCGGGGACGGCGACTTCGTCCGCGGGATCGGCCGGATCGCCCTGTTCGGGTTCGTCCAGGTACCGGTGATGCTGCTGATCGCGCTGGTCCTGGCGCTGCTGCTGGACTCGGCCCGGATCCGGTTCACCCGGTTCTTCCGGCTGGCCTTCTTCGTTCCGTACGCCGTACCGGGCGCGATCGCGGCGATCATGTGGGGCTTCCTCTACGCCCCGAGTCTGTCACCGTTCAACCAGCTCACGCGCCCGCTCGGGGCCGATCCCGACCTGTTGTCGGCCGACGTCATCCTGTGGTCGATCGCGAACCTGGTCACCTGGACCTACGCGGGCTACAACATGCTGATCATGTACTCGGCCCTGCAGGCGATTCCGGCGGACCTGTACGAGGCGGCGCGGATCGACGGCGCGAGCGATCTGCAGATCGCCTGGCGGATCAAGGTGCCGATCATCGCGCCCGCGGTCGTCCTGACCGCGGTGTTCTCGATCATCGGCACGCTGCAGCTGTTCACCGAGCCGCAGGTGATGGCGACGGTGTCGACGGCCATCAGCAGCTCGTACACGCCGACGATCGCGGCCTACGCACAGATCTCGGCCCAGAACTACGGACTCGGCGCCGCGATGAGCGTGATCATCACCGTGGCCACGGTGGTGCTCTCGGTCGTGTTCTTCCGGCTGACCAGGAAGCGGGTCGAGGGATGA
- a CDS encoding carbohydrate ABC transporter permease — translation MTATKLEPDVRRTAEATPPVRRSAVSPLSMAVLGAATLYFLLPIFWLVVAATKSTGDLTSTFGLWFADFHLVDNLRAVAEFQDGVFFRWLGNSALYSLGGATVGTLLAAMAGYALAKYEFRGRELTFSVILGGVLVPYTALAVPLFLLLAEGGLTNSVWSVLLPSMISPFGVYLARIYAAASVPGELLEAGRVDGASESRLFFTMALRLMAPALVTIFLFQFVAVWNNFLLPLVMLSSNDKYPVTLGLYTLNTQLTLVPELKAIIVTASLLSVLPLVIAFLCLQRFWRSGLAAGSVKA, via the coding sequence ATGACGGCGACGAAGCTCGAACCGGACGTCCGGCGTACGGCGGAAGCGACGCCACCGGTGCGACGGTCGGCGGTGTCACCGCTGTCGATGGCCGTGCTCGGGGCGGCGACGCTGTACTTCCTGCTCCCGATCTTCTGGCTGGTCGTCGCCGCGACCAAGTCGACCGGTGATCTCACCTCGACCTTCGGGCTGTGGTTCGCGGACTTCCACCTCGTCGACAACCTGCGCGCGGTCGCCGAGTTCCAGGACGGCGTGTTCTTCCGCTGGCTGGGCAACAGCGCGCTGTACTCGCTCGGCGGCGCGACGGTGGGAACGCTGCTGGCGGCCATGGCCGGCTACGCGCTGGCGAAGTACGAGTTCCGCGGGCGCGAGCTGACCTTCTCGGTGATCCTCGGCGGCGTACTGGTTCCCTACACAGCGCTCGCCGTGCCGTTGTTCCTGTTGCTGGCCGAAGGCGGACTGACCAACTCCGTCTGGTCGGTTCTGCTGCCGTCGATGATCAGCCCGTTCGGCGTCTACCTGGCGCGGATCTACGCCGCCGCGTCCGTACCGGGCGAGCTGCTGGAAGCCGGCCGGGTGGACGGCGCCTCGGAGTCGCGGCTCTTCTTCACGATGGCACTGCGGCTGATGGCACCCGCGCTGGTGACGATCTTCTTGTTCCAGTTCGTTGCCGTCTGGAACAACTTCCTGCTGCCGTTGGTCATGCTGTCCTCGAACGACAAGTACCCTGTCACTCTTGGTCTCTACACGCTCAACACCCAGCTGACACTGGTCCCGGAACTGAAGGCGATCATCGTGACGGCCTCGTTGTTGTCCGTGCTGCCGCTGGTCATCGCCTTCTTGTGCCTGCAGCGCTTCTGGCGCTCGGGGCTCGCCGCGGGAAGCGTCAAGGCCTGA